In one Nitrososphaera viennensis EN76 genomic region, the following are encoded:
- a CDS encoding 50S ribosomal protein L16, with the protein MKGVNYRETRGMPYVRREYIAGKPQIKIARFASGQASQDYDYKLELVVTEKIQIRHNALEAARLAANKRMATAGEMSFFSMLRVYPHVILRENKMIATAGADRLQEGMRRAFGKATGLAARVKPDQVIFEAYVTAANLPLAKEGFKVASSKLGCPTYTRVTALKPQVAKIEE; encoded by the coding sequence ATGAAGGGAGTAAATTATCGTGAGACGCGCGGGATGCCTTATGTAAGGCGCGAATACATCGCTGGCAAGCCACAGATCAAGATAGCAAGGTTTGCATCCGGCCAGGCAAGCCAGGATTATGATTACAAGCTGGAACTCGTCGTCACGGAAAAGATCCAGATCAGGCACAACGCCCTAGAGGCAGCCAGGCTGGCTGCAAACAAGAGGATGGCAACGGCAGGTGAGATGAGCTTTTTCTCGATGCTGAGGGTCTATCCCCACGTCATACTCAGGGAGAACAAGATGATCGCAACGGCAGGCGCAGACCGTCTCCAGGAGGGAATGCGCCGCGCGTTTGGCAAGGCAACAGGCCTTGCGGCCAGAGTCAAGCCGGATCAGGTCATATTCGAGGCATACGTCACTGCGGCAAACCTCCCGCTGGCAAAGGAAGGCTTCAAGGTTGCGTCAAGCAAGCTCGGGTGCCCGACCTATACGCGTGTCACTGCGCTAAAGCCGCAGGTCGCAAAGATAGAGGAATAA
- the dinB gene encoding DNA polymerase IV — protein MAPPHRVVMHIDFDYFFAQCEEVRRPEIRQRPVLVCVFSGRTEDSGVVSTANYVARKYGVKSGIPIRVAKAKLAGVDDALFLPLDASYYRQVSENAMSAIKEHADVFEHVGIDECFIDVSGRANGRFDAAEALARTVKQRVQERTKLTCSVGVAPNKMLAKIASDYNKPDGLTVVRPENALQFVSALDVDKIPGIGPKTRDRLAELGVKTAGDLASFDLFRLIKEFGKKTATYIHNAAKGIDDEPVMESAEGERRQQIMRIVTLKKDAQSAEEMYADLEEICRDVYESATEKKVAFGSVGIILVLDDLENVTRSRGLKAHASSFELLHSTARSLLDEAMGEKKRSVRRLGVRISDFQDSSGQNTLFDYFTARQGE, from the coding sequence TTGGCGCCTCCGCATAGGGTTGTCATGCACATCGACTTTGACTATTTTTTCGCCCAGTGTGAAGAGGTCCGCAGGCCGGAGATAAGGCAAAGACCGGTGCTGGTGTGCGTCTTTTCCGGCAGAACCGAGGACAGCGGCGTGGTGAGCACCGCCAACTATGTCGCAAGAAAATACGGAGTAAAATCAGGCATCCCGATCAGAGTCGCAAAGGCAAAACTTGCAGGAGTGGACGATGCGTTGTTCCTGCCGCTTGACGCAAGCTATTACAGGCAGGTATCTGAAAACGCGATGTCCGCGATTAAAGAGCACGCTGATGTTTTTGAGCATGTAGGAATTGACGAATGCTTTATCGACGTGTCAGGGCGAGCCAATGGCAGGTTTGACGCCGCTGAAGCGCTTGCGCGCACGGTAAAGCAGCGTGTACAAGAGCGCACGAAACTTACATGCTCCGTAGGCGTTGCGCCGAACAAGATGCTTGCCAAGATAGCATCCGACTACAACAAGCCGGACGGCCTGACAGTAGTCCGGCCGGAAAACGCCTTGCAGTTTGTCTCTGCGCTTGATGTTGATAAAATACCGGGGATTGGCCCCAAGACGCGCGACAGGCTTGCCGAGCTTGGAGTAAAGACTGCCGGCGACCTTGCGTCGTTTGACCTTTTCAGGCTGATAAAAGAGTTTGGCAAGAAAACTGCAACCTACATCCACAATGCCGCAAAGGGAATCGACGACGAGCCCGTCATGGAATCAGCGGAGGGCGAGCGCAGGCAGCAGATTATGCGCATCGTCACGCTGAAAAAGGACGCGCAGAGCGCAGAAGAGATGTACGCCGACCTTGAAGAGATATGCAGGGACGTCTATGAAAGCGCGACTGAAAAAAAGGTGGCGTTTGGTTCGGTCGGGATAATCCTTGTCCTCGATGACCTTGAAAACGTCACAAGGTCAAGGGGGCTCAAGGCCCACGCGTCAAGTTTTGAGCTCTTGCATTCTACAGCAAGATCGCTGCTGGACGAAGCAATGGGCGAGAAAAAGAGGAGCGTGCGCAGGCTGGGCGTGAGGATATCAGATTTTCAGGACAGCTCTGGCCAGAACACGCTGTTTGACTATTTTACGGCGAGGCAGGGGGAGTAG
- a CDS encoding phosphoglycerate kinase: MALRTLTDLDDKKFSGKRVFVRVDFNVSVSNGTVGEDYRIRMTIPTIEYLTKRGAKVILASHLGRPDGRDIDYTLAPVAKRLSEIVGSRSSMKVRFAHDCVGQAVENEISQMNNGDILLLENLRFYKEEETNDSEFCKKLASLADIYINDAFSTSHRKHASTYGMATLVDARLAGFNLRKEVEYLSMMKDNPIRPFKVVVGGVKIKDKIGALEHLLLKSDKVIIGGAAAYTFLKAKGFKTGKSLIDNEHLPWVSKALASYGDKIMLPTDHVAAMSPADTSITMVKGDIPDGMAGFDIGNETIERYSTEVSGTNGAGMIFWNGPMGMFEVRAFANGTVNIAKSMALAYWRGAKTLIGGGDTLEAMKKSGVAENEVSHVSTGGGATLRYLAGDEMPGVSVLNGQ; encoded by the coding sequence TTGGCGCTCAGAACCCTTACCGATCTCGACGACAAGAAGTTTAGCGGAAAACGGGTGTTTGTCAGGGTCGATTTTAACGTCAGCGTGAGCAATGGGACCGTGGGCGAGGACTATCGCATCCGCATGACGATACCCACGATAGAATACCTCACAAAGAGGGGTGCAAAGGTCATACTTGCGTCGCACCTTGGCAGGCCCGACGGCCGCGACATTGACTACACGCTTGCGCCGGTGGCAAAGCGCCTGTCAGAGATAGTCGGCAGCAGGTCCAGCATGAAGGTCAGGTTTGCACACGACTGCGTCGGCCAGGCAGTTGAAAACGAGATCAGCCAGATGAACAACGGTGACATACTGCTCCTTGAGAACCTGCGCTTTTACAAGGAAGAAGAAACCAACGACTCGGAATTCTGCAAGAAACTGGCAAGCCTTGCAGACATCTATATAAACGACGCATTCAGCACGTCGCACAGAAAGCACGCCTCCACCTACGGCATGGCCACGCTCGTCGACGCGCGGCTTGCAGGCTTTAACCTGAGAAAGGAAGTCGAGTACCTGTCGATGATGAAGGACAACCCGATAAGGCCATTCAAGGTGGTTGTTGGAGGCGTCAAGATAAAGGACAAGATCGGAGCGCTGGAGCACCTGCTCCTAAAGTCGGACAAGGTGATAATCGGCGGGGCGGCGGCGTACACTTTCCTGAAGGCAAAAGGCTTCAAGACAGGAAAATCGCTCATCGACAACGAGCACCTGCCGTGGGTGTCAAAGGCCCTTGCGTCCTACGGCGACAAGATAATGCTCCCCACTGACCACGTTGCGGCCATGTCGCCGGCCGACACGTCGATAACCATGGTCAAGGGCGACATACCCGACGGCATGGCCGGCTTTGACATTGGCAATGAGACGATAGAGCGCTATTCCACAGAAGTGAGCGGCACAAACGGCGCAGGCATGATATTCTGGAACGGCCCGATGGGCATGTTCGAGGTCAGGGCGTTCGCAAACGGCACGGTCAACATTGCCAAGAGCATGGCGCTTGCCTACTGGCGGGGCGCCAAGACGCTCATTGGCGGAGGCGACACGCTCGAGGCCATGAAGAAATCCGGTGTCGCCGAAAACGAGGTGAGCCACGTCTCCACCGGAGGCGGCGCGACCCTGCGCTACCTTGCAGGGGACGAGATGCCCGGAGTGTCTGTCCTGAACGGCCAGTAG
- a CDS encoding ABC transporter ATP-binding protein, with protein MPSTAGDSNKKLAVRGLSAYYLTERGPVKAVDAVNFALSESESLGIVGESACGKSTLGSALMRSMQPPGKIVGGAIVLGGDDIVKMSDREFGKKVRWKKIAMVFQGAMNALDPVYTVGSQLKEILEEHGFEGDVDAKVLESLKQVGLAPAVASRYPHELSGGMKQRVVIAMALLLEPDLLIADEPTTALDVLVQSQIIALLKKLHREKGVTVILISHDLALVSQVADKIGIMYAGQLVEIGSTQDIYKNPKHPYTQALIAAVPRLHSGEKKIRFIPGSPPSLLDPPAGCRFYPRCPHAMEVCKQDPPEFETDTGYVRCWLYDPTLKSMSH; from the coding sequence ATGCCCTCTACTGCCGGGGACTCGAACAAGAAACTTGCCGTCAGGGGCCTTTCCGCATACTACCTGACAGAGAGGGGCCCGGTCAAGGCAGTCGACGCAGTCAACTTTGCGCTTTCAGAGAGCGAGTCGCTTGGCATAGTGGGCGAGTCTGCGTGCGGCAAGAGCACGCTTGGGTCCGCGCTCATGCGCTCTATGCAGCCTCCCGGCAAGATTGTAGGGGGAGCAATCGTCCTTGGCGGTGACGATATCGTCAAGATGTCAGACCGCGAATTTGGGAAAAAGGTCCGCTGGAAGAAAATAGCCATGGTTTTCCAGGGTGCCATGAACGCGCTTGACCCCGTCTACACCGTGGGCAGCCAGCTCAAAGAGATTCTGGAAGAGCACGGCTTTGAGGGAGATGTTGACGCCAAGGTTTTAGAGTCGCTAAAGCAGGTGGGTCTGGCGCCCGCAGTTGCATCGCGCTATCCACATGAGCTGTCCGGCGGCATGAAGCAGCGCGTGGTGATTGCGATGGCGCTTTTGCTAGAGCCTGACCTGCTGATTGCAGACGAGCCGACCACCGCGCTTGACGTGCTTGTGCAGTCGCAGATCATTGCGCTATTGAAAAAGCTGCACAGGGAAAAAGGGGTCACGGTGATCCTTATCAGCCACGACCTTGCCCTCGTGTCGCAAGTTGCAGACAAGATAGGGATAATGTACGCCGGCCAGCTGGTCGAGATCGGCTCGACGCAAGACATTTACAAAAACCCCAAGCACCCGTACACTCAGGCGCTGATAGCTGCGGTGCCAAGACTGCATTCGGGCGAGAAAAAGATCCGCTTTATACCCGGCAGCCCGCCCAGCCTGCTTGACCCGCCGGCCGGCTGCAGGTTCTACCCCCGCTGCCCGCACGCAATGGAGGTGTGCAAGCAGGACCCTCCAGAGTTTGAGACAGACACCGGCTATGTCAGATGCTGGCTCTACGACCCAACCTTAAAAAGTATGTCGCACTGA
- the endA gene encoding tRNA-intron lyase: MSSSPPTSPAPFPERQQQTASAEEAQPAVVEARLAGGGKVLIDETRSQDELRTRGFGEREGQEYVLKPYEALYLLQAKRLVFASKKDVTFDSLFEHLLKHDRNIMTKFLVYRDLRSRGYVAKEGFGFGDDFRVYERGEYEKKPAKYVVFGINEGANVTARSFASAIEQIEKMGKEAVVAVIERRGEVIYYKASKMRFSQNKHDTFLVR; encoded by the coding sequence ATGTCCTCTTCCCCTCCTACCTCTCCTGCACCGTTCCCGGAAAGGCAGCAGCAGACGGCATCGGCAGAGGAGGCGCAGCCTGCGGTGGTGGAGGCAAGGCTTGCCGGCGGGGGCAAGGTGCTGATAGACGAAACAAGGTCGCAGGACGAGCTTCGCACCCGAGGCTTTGGCGAGCGTGAAGGGCAGGAATACGTGCTAAAGCCGTACGAGGCGCTGTACCTCTTGCAGGCAAAGCGACTTGTGTTCGCCAGCAAAAAAGACGTCACTTTTGATTCACTCTTTGAACATTTGCTAAAGCACGACCGGAACATCATGACCAAGTTCCTCGTCTACCGCGACCTTAGGAGCCGGGGCTACGTCGCAAAAGAGGGCTTTGGCTTTGGCGATGATTTCCGCGTCTATGAAAGAGGCGAGTATGAAAAAAAGCCTGCCAAGTACGTGGTCTTTGGGATAAACGAAGGCGCAAACGTGACTGCAAGGAGCTTTGCGAGCGCCATCGAGCAGATTGAAAAGATGGGCAAGGAGGCGGTGGTGGCAGTTATTGAAAGGCGCGGCGAGGTAATCTACTACAAGGCATCCAAGATGCGCTTCTCGCAGAACAAGCACGACACTTTTCTAGTCCGGTGA
- a CDS encoding DUF929 family protein, whose product MSFVPKRVLGKFMHVTDQPLKRPGGKSLVYFMGAGFCPFCAAERWAIVKALERFGKWDGIAEDKSAGHDEKYLNVPTFNLARAKYESDTVEFAGKETADRNFEPLQELDDKDYEILDMYNPDQMIPFLLIDGQYMQVGAGYSPELIQNMTHDKVRAELGNPNSAIGKAINAEIDNITALICKATGGKGSACNSDSVKALTAKL is encoded by the coding sequence GTGAGTTTTGTTCCAAAAAGGGTTCTTGGCAAGTTCATGCACGTCACAGACCAGCCGCTAAAGAGGCCGGGCGGAAAATCACTGGTATATTTCATGGGCGCGGGCTTTTGCCCGTTCTGCGCAGCAGAACGCTGGGCCATAGTCAAGGCGCTGGAGCGCTTTGGGAAATGGGATGGAATAGCGGAGGACAAGAGTGCCGGCCACGACGAGAAATACCTCAACGTCCCGACGTTCAATCTGGCACGCGCAAAATACGAAAGCGACACGGTCGAGTTTGCCGGAAAGGAGACTGCCGACCGCAACTTTGAGCCGCTGCAAGAGCTTGACGACAAGGACTATGAGATTCTGGACATGTACAACCCTGACCAGATGATCCCGTTCCTGCTGATAGATGGCCAGTACATGCAAGTCGGCGCAGGCTATAGCCCTGAACTTATCCAGAACATGACCCACGACAAGGTCAGAGCAGAACTTGGCAACCCCAACTCTGCAATCGGCAAGGCAATCAACGCAGAGATTGACAACATTACTGCACTAATATGCAAGGCAACAGGCGGAAAGGGAAGCGCCTGCAACTCTGACAGCGTCAAGGCGCTGACTGCAAAATTATAA
- a CDS encoding helicase C-terminal domain-containing protein translates to MSILSYFPLGQMREKQRSVLLEIESALKSGYKNIFLEAPTGFGKTPVAITIARYLGSSHICTATKDLQAQYKRDFPFIFEVKGRANFPCIVKEDMGLAENCDYGPCVQDDSYDCAYKTRLLDYKVAGEGTAGEQVRLDPLAEKTYIDKLKKQSKIVELEWRPCHYFHQRWIGAKASHTVYNYRYFLSDIFYTGTTQKRKLLVMDEAHQIESEVGDFRSFTIHKNALRFLPRVQMPEKNVEDVEPWMEFCSSLKDKMLKFIEQATDAIERGKVAEPYTERNLIEAISKEKNLEALLFDMRSNKKNWIVSSIQRDAQNQLTRATLTPLETSGYFGDILDKGTINLFMSATILSKDYLCKVSGLKPDHVKFVQVRDSDFPVKNRPIHLMNVAWLNARSMQESMPKIAKAVDNIMTIHKNEKGIIHTTSYSQLQYIRDNISRENASRLIETGSALGREEVLEKHYKSTRPTVLISPSLHLGVDLKDDLSRFQVITKVPYPDLTDRKVSAMKDRDQRWYTWYTVLRLAQSYGRSIRSADDFATTYILDSSITFLLKNAQDMVPKWFMEAVKNA, encoded by the coding sequence GTGTCAATCCTGTCATACTTTCCGCTAGGCCAGATGCGCGAAAAGCAGCGCTCCGTGCTTCTGGAGATAGAGTCAGCCCTAAAGTCCGGATACAAGAACATCTTTCTTGAGGCGCCCACCGGCTTTGGCAAGACGCCGGTGGCGATCACGATCGCAAGGTACCTCGGAAGCTCGCACATATGCACCGCTACAAAGGACCTCCAGGCCCAGTACAAGCGCGACTTTCCGTTCATCTTTGAGGTAAAGGGGCGTGCCAATTTCCCGTGCATCGTCAAGGAGGACATGGGCCTTGCAGAGAACTGCGACTATGGCCCCTGTGTACAGGACGACTCGTACGACTGTGCGTACAAGACGCGGCTTTTGGACTACAAGGTCGCCGGGGAGGGGACGGCCGGCGAGCAGGTCAGGCTGGACCCGCTCGCCGAAAAGACGTACATTGACAAGCTGAAAAAGCAGTCCAAGATTGTGGAACTCGAATGGCGGCCGTGCCACTACTTCCACCAGCGGTGGATTGGCGCAAAGGCAAGCCACACAGTCTACAACTACCGCTACTTTCTGTCCGACATTTTCTACACCGGGACCACGCAAAAGCGCAAGCTCTTGGTGATGGACGAGGCGCACCAGATAGAGTCTGAGGTAGGCGACTTTCGCAGTTTCACCATCCACAAGAACGCGCTGCGCTTCCTCCCCCGGGTGCAGATGCCGGAGAAAAACGTCGAGGACGTCGAGCCGTGGATGGAGTTCTGCTCGTCCCTTAAGGACAAGATGCTAAAATTCATCGAACAGGCGACAGACGCCATCGAGCGGGGCAAGGTCGCCGAGCCGTACACCGAGCGCAACCTGATAGAAGCGATATCAAAGGAGAAGAACCTTGAAGCGCTGCTGTTCGACATGCGCTCAAACAAAAAGAACTGGATAGTGTCAAGCATCCAGCGCGACGCGCAGAACCAGCTGACGCGTGCCACGCTGACCCCACTTGAAACCTCCGGCTACTTTGGCGACATACTCGACAAGGGGACGATAAACCTGTTCATGAGCGCGACCATACTCTCAAAAGACTATTTGTGCAAGGTCTCCGGGCTAAAGCCGGATCATGTCAAGTTCGTCCAGGTACGCGACTCGGACTTTCCAGTGAAAAACAGGCCGATACACCTGATGAACGTGGCGTGGCTCAACGCCCGGTCGATGCAGGAAAGCATGCCCAAAATCGCCAAGGCTGTAGACAACATCATGACGATACACAAGAACGAAAAGGGCATAATCCACACGACGTCGTATTCGCAGCTGCAGTACATCCGCGACAACATCAGTCGGGAAAACGCGTCGCGCCTGATAGAGACAGGCTCTGCCCTTGGCAGGGAGGAAGTGCTTGAAAAGCACTACAAGAGCACTAGGCCGACCGTGCTCATATCGCCTTCGCTGCATCTAGGAGTCGACTTGAAGGACGACCTGTCGCGGTTTCAGGTGATAACAAAGGTCCCCTACCCTGACCTGACAGACAGGAAGGTCTCTGCGATGAAGGACCGCGACCAGCGCTGGTACACGTGGTACACGGTGCTCCGACTGGCGCAGTCGTACGGCCGGTCGATAAGGAGCGCCGACGACTTTGCCACGACGTACATCCTCGATTCCAGCATCACGTTCCTGCTAAAGAACGCGCAGGACATGGTGCCAAAGTGGTTTATGGAAGCTGTAAAGAACGCCTAG
- the artG gene encoding thaumarchaeosortase, giving the protein MSGDRAAPSSQQAAAPTIFGINASVAVTLVLISPIIFTLVLDPDSFNLSWNEGRGGFIFAMAFIAAELVGVRQPVSNKKFLVVAGLAAITIGYFAALPYGLDDSIHEAGIAYKVSLINSWDWMWDFVVMALFVGASLAVLFGKRWYKIAPAGAIYLAGSAVILSLDAFFPYDTLGPLQVIVPVYLQIDQAVIRFIDTNIMDIGKGVVATAHDNLLVLNGLHGPFALKVFWPSAGVHSMIIYTLVMLAFLLKMEIPLKRKLIYFAIGTFGTVAVNIVRIISLTMYALIVTVNPKEWEAFHSVAGEIMFLPWLGIYLGIVMYTEGRRMRRMQQASSTTTPPASP; this is encoded by the coding sequence TTGTCCGGCGACAGGGCCGCTCCGTCGAGCCAGCAGGCAGCAGCGCCTACGATATTTGGCATAAACGCCAGCGTAGCAGTAACCCTTGTCCTGATCTCGCCGATAATATTCACGCTCGTCCTTGACCCTGACTCGTTCAACCTCTCGTGGAACGAGGGCAGGGGAGGGTTCATCTTTGCAATGGCCTTTATCGCGGCCGAGCTTGTCGGCGTCAGGCAGCCGGTAAGCAATAAAAAATTTCTGGTAGTGGCCGGACTTGCCGCAATAACGATAGGCTATTTTGCAGCCCTTCCATACGGCCTGGATGATTCCATCCACGAAGCAGGCATTGCGTACAAGGTCTCGCTGATAAACAGCTGGGACTGGATGTGGGACTTTGTCGTGATGGCGCTCTTTGTCGGCGCTTCCCTTGCCGTGTTGTTTGGAAAGAGGTGGTACAAGATAGCGCCAGCGGGGGCGATATACCTTGCAGGAAGCGCAGTCATACTGTCGCTTGACGCGTTCTTTCCCTACGACACGCTTGGGCCGCTCCAGGTAATCGTGCCAGTTTACCTGCAAATAGACCAGGCAGTCATCAGGTTCATAGACACGAACATCATGGATATAGGCAAGGGAGTCGTCGCAACTGCGCATGACAACCTGCTTGTGCTAAACGGATTGCACGGGCCCTTTGCGCTAAAGGTGTTCTGGCCTTCGGCAGGCGTCCACAGCATGATAATCTATACGCTCGTGATGCTTGCGTTCCTGCTCAAGATGGAGATACCGCTAAAGCGCAAGCTCATCTACTTTGCGATAGGGACGTTTGGCACCGTCGCCGTGAACATTGTCCGCATAATATCGCTGACGATGTACGCGCTCATCGTGACCGTAAACCCAAAGGAATGGGAGGCGTTCCACTCTGTCGCCGGCGAGATAATGTTCCTGCCGTGGCTTGGCATCTACCTTGGAATCGTGATGTACACGGAGGGCAGGCGAATGCGCAGGATGCAGCAGGCAAGCAGCACTACTACTCCCCCTGCCTCGCCGTAA
- a CDS encoding DUF6659 family protein, with protein sequence MQRNLCERVIKLDKNIRFAGIVNANGEVIEGGFQQGIQPLLNGPAEQQMYIQSLSNVVTLKQYADRLGAFRYSITEHDKVTLLTFPLGDGILCVSASSKADSAKIRNKVSALLKEKPRHSKKV encoded by the coding sequence ATGCAACGTAACCTCTGCGAGAGGGTTATCAAGCTAGACAAGAACATACGCTTTGCAGGTATCGTCAACGCAAACGGCGAGGTCATCGAGGGCGGCTTCCAGCAGGGGATACAGCCGCTCCTGAACGGCCCTGCCGAGCAGCAGATGTACATACAGTCGCTCTCCAACGTCGTGACGCTCAAGCAGTACGCGGACAGGCTCGGCGCCTTCCGCTACAGCATAACAGAACACGACAAGGTCACGCTTCTCACCTTCCCGCTAGGCGACGGCATCCTGTGCGTCTCTGCCTCCTCGAAGGCAGACTCGGCAAAGATCAGGAACAAGGTATCGGCCCTCCTGAAGGAAAAACCAAGGCACAGCAAGAAGGTTTAA